From the Micromonospora sediminicola genome, one window contains:
- a CDS encoding DEAD/DEAH box helicase yields the protein MTTFAAPGTSPSTDPIPEVTDFASLGLPRPVVEALARQGITTPFEIQRATLPDALAGRDVLGRGQTGSGKTLAFGLPVIARLADRNRARPLHPRALVLVPTRELAMQVNDALMPLGKAVGIFLKTAVGGVPYDRQIDALRRGVEIVVATPGRLGDLIQRGVCRLDDVEITVLDEADQMADMGFLPEVTELLAKTPADAQRLLFSATLDNDVDTLVKRFMTDPVTHSTAPATAAVSTMDHHLLLIPPHDKFAVTAAIAAREGRTMFFARTQLGVDRLVEQLAAVGVRAGGLHGGKTQRMRTKTLAEFREGRTNVLVATDVAARGIHVDGVTLVLHVDPPKDPKDYLHRAGRTARAGESGAVATLVLPKQRRTTLAMLEKAGVEPAETRVRAGDAVLAELTGAREPSGVPVREEPEPRRGGPRRFGDRDGRGFDRGDRDGRGFDRGGRGAGDRDGRGERRFGDRPTGERRFGDRPTGERRYGDRPTGERRYDDRPTGERGFGGDRRFDRTEGRDDRRFGDRPARDDRRFGDRRPDDRFGARQSDDRRFGDRAERGRTGGDRPFGGDRHRPAGGPGYDRDARTDRRRDDRPSGGHGFGDRRHEDRPQGERRFGDRDGQGERRYGDRGDFRPAERRGGFRPEGRGRDDRPRDDRRGFGGRPPARTH from the coding sequence TTGACCACCTTCGCTGCCCCCGGCACGTCCCCGTCCACCGACCCGATCCCTGAGGTCACCGACTTCGCCTCCCTCGGCCTGCCCCGGCCGGTGGTCGAGGCGCTCGCCCGCCAGGGCATCACCACCCCGTTCGAGATCCAGCGGGCCACGCTGCCGGACGCGCTCGCCGGTCGCGACGTGCTCGGTCGGGGCCAGACCGGCTCGGGCAAGACGCTCGCCTTCGGCCTGCCGGTGATCGCCCGGCTCGCCGACCGCAACCGGGCCCGGCCGCTGCACCCCCGCGCCCTGGTCCTGGTGCCCACCCGTGAGCTGGCCATGCAGGTCAACGACGCGCTGATGCCGCTCGGCAAGGCGGTCGGCATCTTCCTCAAGACCGCCGTCGGCGGCGTGCCCTACGACCGGCAGATCGACGCGCTGCGCCGTGGCGTGGAGATCGTGGTGGCCACCCCGGGCCGGCTCGGCGACCTGATCCAGCGCGGCGTCTGCCGGCTCGACGACGTCGAGATCACGGTGCTGGACGAGGCCGACCAGATGGCCGACATGGGCTTCCTGCCCGAGGTCACCGAGCTGCTGGCGAAGACGCCGGCGGACGCCCAGCGGCTGCTCTTCTCGGCCACTCTGGACAACGACGTCGACACGCTGGTCAAGCGGTTCATGACCGACCCGGTCACCCACTCGACCGCCCCGGCGACCGCCGCCGTGTCCACCATGGACCACCACCTGCTGCTGATCCCGCCGCACGACAAGTTCGCGGTCACCGCGGCCATCGCCGCCCGTGAGGGACGCACCATGTTCTTCGCCCGCACCCAGCTGGGCGTCGACCGGCTGGTCGAGCAGCTCGCCGCGGTGGGCGTACGGGCCGGTGGGCTGCACGGCGGCAAGACCCAGCGGATGCGCACCAAGACGCTCGCCGAGTTCCGCGAGGGCCGGACGAACGTGCTGGTCGCCACCGACGTGGCGGCCCGCGGCATCCACGTCGACGGCGTCACGCTGGTGCTGCACGTGGACCCGCCGAAGGACCCGAAGGACTACCTGCACCGGGCCGGCCGCACCGCCCGGGCGGGCGAGTCGGGCGCGGTGGCGACGCTGGTGCTGCCGAAGCAGCGCCGGACCACGCTGGCCATGCTGGAGAAGGCGGGCGTCGAGCCGGCCGAGACGCGGGTCCGCGCGGGCGACGCGGTGCTGGCCGAGCTGACCGGCGCCCGCGAGCCCAGCGGCGTGCCGGTCCGGGAGGAGCCGGAGCCGCGGCGGGGCGGCCCGCGCCGCTTCGGCGACCGCGACGGACGCGGCTTCGACCGGGGCGACCGCGACGGGCGCGGCTTCGACCGCGGCGGCCGGGGTGCCGGCGATCGGGACGGGCGGGGCGAGCGACGCTTCGGCGACCGGCCCACGGGCGAGCGACGCTTCGGCGACCGGCCCACGGGCGAGCGGCGCTACGGCGACCGGCCGACCGGTGAGCGGCGCTACGACGACCGTCCCACCGGCGAGCGCGGCTTCGGCGGCGACCGCCGCTTCGACCGGACCGAGGGTCGGGACGACCGCCGCTTCGGTGACCGGCCCGCCCGCGACGACCGGCGCTTCGGCGATCGGCGGCCCGACGACCGGTTCGGCGCCCGGCAGTCCGACGACCGGCGCTTCGGCGACCGGGCGGAGCGCGGCCGGACCGGCGGCGACCGTCCGTTCGGTGGCGACCGGCACCGTCCGGCGGGCGGGCCCGGTTACGACCGGGACGCCCGCACCGACCGGCGGCGTGACGACCGGCCGAGCGGTGGGCACGGCTTCGGCGACCGCCGCCACGAGGACCGCCCGCAGGGCGAGCGGCGCTTCGGCGACCGGGACGGCCAGGGCGAGCGGCGCTACGGCGACCGGGGCGACTTCCGCCCGGCGGAGCGTCGGGGCGGGTTCCGGCCGGAAGGGCGGGGTCGGGACGACCGGCCGCGCGACGACCGGCGCGGATTCGGCGGGCGCCCGCCGGCCCGCACCCACTGA
- a CDS encoding putative glycolipid-binding domain-containing protein yields the protein MPKSLFWVRTDTAGSEHVVLDEPQGLTAHGVALAVDPIPYTCRYRLTLAPDWSTSRLEVDADGAGWSRSVRLERAGDGWRVRTGEEGDLDAALRAAGHPTAGLPGTDDPDRLAEALDVDLGGSPLTNTLPIRRIGLGRLPADLATGVKVAWVLLPSLAVIPAEQVYTSLGPGRVRFAGDGFTADLEVDPEGFVVRYPGLAERVDPR from the coding sequence ATGCCGAAGTCGCTCTTCTGGGTCCGGACCGACACCGCCGGCTCCGAACACGTCGTGCTCGACGAGCCTCAGGGGTTGACCGCGCACGGTGTGGCGCTGGCCGTGGACCCGATCCCCTACACCTGCCGCTACCGCCTGACGCTCGCGCCGGACTGGTCGACCAGCCGGCTGGAGGTCGACGCCGACGGCGCCGGCTGGTCGCGGAGCGTGCGCCTGGAGCGGGCCGGCGACGGGTGGCGCGTGCGTACCGGCGAGGAGGGTGACCTGGACGCGGCGCTGCGCGCGGCCGGGCACCCCACGGCGGGCCTGCCCGGCACGGACGACCCGGACCGGTTGGCCGAGGCGCTCGACGTCGACCTGGGCGGTTCCCCGCTGACCAACACGCTGCCCATCCGCCGGATCGGGCTGGGCCGGCTCCCCGCCGACCTGGCCACCGGCGTGAAGGTGGCGTGGGTGCTGCTGCCCTCGCTGGCCGTGATCCCCGCCGAGCAGGTCTACACGTCGCTCGGTCCCGGCCGGGTCCGCTTCGCCGGCGACGGCTTCACCGCCGACCTGGAGGTCGACCCGGAGGGCTTCGTGGTGCGCTATCCCGGGCTCGCCGAGCGGGTCGACCCGCGCTGA
- a CDS encoding PLP-dependent cysteine synthase family protein, with protein sequence MTHLDRCDEASRRWVTEAIAAVEADANRSADTHLLPFPLPREWGIDLYLKDESVHPTGSLKHRLARSLFLYGLCNGWIGPDTTVVEASSGSTAVSEAYFARMLGLPFIAVMPASTSPEKIAQIEFQGGRCHLVEDPGKVVIEARWLAEDAGGHYMDQFTYAERATDWRGNNNIAESIYAQLALERHPVPAWVVVGAGTGGTSATIGRYVRYRRLPTKLCVVDPENSAFYPAWQARDWSVRTDRGSRIEGVGRPGVEPSFLPSVVDRMVQVPDAASLAAMRAGSTVLGRRVGGSTGTNLWGAFGLIAEMRAAGRTGSVVTLICDPGDRYVDTYYSDRWVAAQGLDLAPHLATIDRFLADGVWPA encoded by the coding sequence GTGACTCATCTCGACCGGTGCGACGAGGCCAGCCGGCGCTGGGTGACCGAGGCGATCGCCGCGGTCGAGGCGGACGCCAACCGCTCCGCCGACACCCACCTGTTGCCCTTCCCGCTGCCGCGCGAGTGGGGAATCGACCTCTACCTCAAGGACGAGTCGGTGCACCCCACCGGATCGCTCAAGCACCGGCTGGCCCGCTCGCTGTTCCTCTACGGGCTGTGCAACGGCTGGATCGGCCCGGACACCACTGTCGTCGAGGCGTCGTCCGGTTCGACAGCGGTCTCTGAGGCATACTTCGCACGGATGCTCGGCCTGCCGTTCATCGCGGTCATGCCCGCCTCCACCTCGCCCGAGAAGATCGCCCAGATCGAGTTCCAGGGCGGGCGCTGCCACCTGGTCGAGGACCCGGGCAAGGTGGTGATCGAGGCGCGTTGGCTGGCCGAGGACGCCGGCGGCCACTACATGGACCAGTTCACCTACGCCGAGCGGGCCACCGACTGGCGGGGGAACAACAACATCGCCGAGTCGATCTACGCCCAGCTCGCGCTGGAACGGCACCCGGTGCCGGCCTGGGTCGTGGTGGGCGCCGGCACCGGCGGCACCAGCGCGACCATCGGCCGGTACGTCCGCTACCGCCGGCTGCCCACCAAGCTCTGTGTGGTGGACCCGGAGAACTCCGCGTTCTATCCCGCCTGGCAGGCCCGCGACTGGTCGGTACGCACCGACCGCGGCTCCCGGATCGAGGGCGTCGGGCGGCCCGGCGTCGAGCCGTCCTTCCTGCCCAGCGTGGTCGACCGGATGGTCCAGGTGCCGGACGCCGCGTCGCTGGCCGCGATGCGGGCCGGCTCGACGGTGCTCGGCCGCCGGGTGGGCGGCTCCACCGGCACCAACCTCTGGGGCGCCTTCGGGCTGATCGCGGAGATGCGCGCCGCCGGCCGCACCGGCTCGGTGGTCACGCTGATCTGCGACCCGGGCGACCGCTACGTCGACACCTACTATTCCGACCGGTGGGTGGCCGCGCAGGGGCTCGACCTCGCCCCGCACCTGGCCACCATCGACCGGTTCCTGGCCGACGGCGTGTGGCCGGCCTGA
- a CDS encoding SDR family oxidoreductase, protein MTTSGRGAAVVTGAAGGLGRATAAALHADGWRVLLTDVDATAVAAAAEPLGGWSHPLDVRDEAACAAVAAEAADAPGGLGLWVNNAGILVTGPSWAHDAPTRRRVVEVNTLGAMNGTQAALAVMRRQGRGHVLNIVSLAGLIAAPGETVYAASKHALLAFSLGTLADLRMAGVRGVHVSCLCPDGIWTPMLHDKLDDPGALASFTGALLTPERVAARAVRLARRPRPVVSLPRWRGAQVRLLDTFPRLALALTPVVRAAGRAGQRRQARRVPADPSPPRL, encoded by the coding sequence ATGACGACCTCGGGACGGGGCGCCGCCGTGGTGACCGGGGCGGCCGGCGGGCTGGGTCGGGCGACCGCCGCCGCGCTGCACGCCGACGGCTGGCGGGTGCTGCTCACCGACGTGGACGCCACGGCCGTGGCCGCCGCCGCCGAGCCGCTGGGCGGCTGGTCCCACCCCCTCGACGTACGCGACGAGGCCGCCTGCGCGGCGGTCGCCGCCGAGGCGGCGGACGCGCCGGGTGGCCTCGGTCTCTGGGTGAACAACGCCGGCATCCTGGTCACCGGCCCGTCCTGGGCGCACGACGCGCCGACCCGCCGACGGGTGGTCGAGGTGAACACGCTCGGCGCGATGAACGGCACCCAGGCGGCGTTGGCGGTCATGCGGCGGCAGGGCCGCGGGCACGTGCTCAACATCGTCTCGCTGGCCGGGCTGATCGCCGCGCCCGGGGAGACGGTCTACGCGGCCAGCAAGCACGCGCTGCTGGCGTTCAGCCTCGGCACCCTGGCCGACCTGCGGATGGCGGGCGTCCGGGGCGTACACGTGTCCTGCCTGTGCCCGGACGGGATCTGGACGCCGATGCTGCACGACAAGCTGGACGACCCGGGCGCGCTGGCGTCCTTCACCGGCGCGCTGCTCACGCCGGAACGGGTGGCCGCCCGGGCCGTACGGCTGGCCCGCCGGCCCCGCCCGGTGGTCAGCCTGCCGCGCTGGCGCGGCGCGCAGGTCCGTCTCCTCGACACCTTCCCCCGGTTGGCCCTGGCCCTCACCCCGGTGGTGCGGGCGGCGGGTCGGGCCGGCCAGCGGCGGCAGGCCCGCCGGGTCCCGGCCGATCCGAGCCCACCTCGCTTGTAA
- a CDS encoding Lrp/AsnC family transcriptional regulator — MDTIDLSLVELLRGNARLSYAELARQVGLSAPAVHERVGKLESSGVIRAYRAEVEPEAIGLGVTALIGIIEDSDADTDDVLDAFRQIPEIESCYFMAGVESFLLKARVGTIAELEQLIVRLNRTPGVASTRTGIALSTKWENRPQPLEPPPA; from the coding sequence GTGGACACGATCGACCTGAGCCTCGTGGAGCTGCTGCGGGGCAACGCCCGCCTGTCGTACGCCGAACTGGCCCGGCAGGTCGGCCTCTCCGCCCCGGCCGTGCACGAGCGGGTCGGCAAGCTGGAGTCCAGCGGGGTGATCCGGGCCTACCGGGCCGAGGTCGAGCCGGAGGCGATCGGGCTCGGCGTGACCGCGCTGATCGGCATCATCGAGGACTCCGACGCGGACACCGACGACGTGCTCGACGCGTTCCGGCAGATCCCCGAGATCGAGTCCTGCTACTTCATGGCCGGCGTCGAGTCCTTCCTGCTCAAGGCCCGGGTGGGCACCATCGCCGAGTTGGAGCAGCTGATCGTCCGGCTCAACCGGACCCCGGGCGTCGCCTCCACCCGCACCGGCATCGCGCTGTCGACCAAGTGGGAGAACCGCCCGCAACCACTCGAACCGCCGCCCGCCTGA
- a CDS encoding BldC family transcriptional regulator has protein sequence MDTGDRLLTPGEVAALFRVDPKTVTRWAAAGRIGSIRTPGGHRRFRESEVRALLEGEGMLDEADDMGKARNMGPTASTGPGPANAGMY, from the coding sequence GTGGACACTGGAGATCGCCTGCTGACACCGGGTGAGGTCGCTGCGCTGTTTCGGGTTGACCCGAAGACCGTGACCAGATGGGCAGCGGCCGGCCGGATAGGCAGCATCCGGACTCCAGGCGGGCATCGCCGGTTTCGGGAATCCGAGGTGCGAGCCCTGCTGGAAGGGGAGGGCATGCTGGACGAGGCGGACGACATGGGCAAGGCCCGCAACATGGGTCCGACCGCCTCCACCGGCCCCGGCCCGGCGAACGCCGGCATGTACTGA
- a CDS encoding UbiX family flavin prenyltransferase, translated as MREPWVVGVSGASGTPYAAAVVRGLLDAGQAVDLIVSRAARLTVLDETGRPFRDAHWAEDLAAWLGRDLAGADLRHWPAGDLAAGPSSGSYPVRGMAVVPASTAACAGIAIGLSKDLLQRAAEVNLKERRPVVVVPRETPVTRSHLEHLIALHDAGAVVLPASPGFYGAGAAASAAQLVDFVAGKVLDALGVPHTLFRRWSGELAAARRDADPA; from the coding sequence ATGCGCGAACCATGGGTGGTGGGCGTCTCCGGCGCCTCCGGCACACCGTACGCGGCGGCGGTCGTCCGGGGCCTGCTCGACGCCGGCCAGGCGGTGGACCTGATCGTGTCGCGGGCCGCCCGGCTGACCGTCCTGGACGAGACCGGCCGGCCGTTCCGCGACGCGCACTGGGCCGAGGACCTGGCCGCCTGGCTCGGCCGCGACCTCGCCGGCGCGGACCTGCGGCACTGGCCCGCCGGCGACCTGGCGGCCGGCCCGAGCAGCGGCTCCTACCCGGTACGCGGGATGGCGGTCGTGCCGGCCAGCACCGCGGCCTGCGCCGGCATCGCGATCGGGCTCTCGAAGGACCTGCTCCAGCGCGCCGCCGAGGTGAACCTGAAGGAACGCCGGCCGGTCGTGGTCGTGCCCCGGGAGACCCCGGTGACCCGCAGCCACCTGGAGCACCTCATCGCGCTGCACGACGCCGGCGCCGTGGTGCTGCCGGCCAGCCCGGGCTTCTACGGCGCCGGGGCGGCGGCCTCGGCCGCGCAGCTGGTCGACTTCGTGGCCGGCAAGGTGCTCGACGCGCTCGGCGTCCCGCACACGCTGTTCCGGCGGTGGTCCGGTGAACTGGCCGCGGCCCGGCGGGACGCCGACCCGGCCTGA
- a CDS encoding terpene synthase family protein, producing MTAAVLRALRSDCPIAPGISPHADVVQGWLVGQLDRLGLPLDPATRQRLVRAGFARYAGRLYPDATEPDLRVLTALFTWFFLVDDACDGPDRLTPEQIRALRDGTLALLREGPRARHPGFSGPLRRLLVQAWREPRRRMPARWRLRFADAVADHLDGVARESAATTAGRPPGVAEYVRLRRATSAAFVSYPLIEFAARRPLPDAVYHHPALRRLAELANDLLSWFNDIASLERDRATGGGHNLVLAVAAERGVPLPVAVDLVAGHWRAEMSRFSALRAAVPSFGPALDEAVTAHLDGVAAAVRGTIDWTLESARYPAAVAT from the coding sequence ATGACGGCGGCGGTGCTGCGGGCGCTGCGCTCCGACTGCCCCATCGCGCCCGGGATCTCGCCGCACGCCGACGTCGTGCAGGGCTGGCTGGTCGGTCAACTCGACCGGCTCGGCCTGCCGCTGGACCCGGCCACCCGGCAGCGGCTCGTCCGGGCCGGCTTCGCCCGCTACGCCGGCCGGCTCTACCCGGACGCCACGGAACCCGACCTGCGGGTGCTGACCGCGCTGTTCACCTGGTTCTTCCTCGTCGACGACGCCTGCGACGGGCCGGACCGACTGACGCCGGAACAGATCCGGGCGCTGCGTGACGGCACGCTGGCGCTGCTGCGCGAGGGCCCCCGGGCCCGTCATCCCGGCTTCTCCGGCCCGCTGCGCCGGCTGCTGGTCCAGGCCTGGCGCGAGCCGCGTCGCCGGATGCCGGCGCGCTGGCGGCTGCGGTTCGCCGACGCCGTGGCCGACCACCTCGACGGCGTCGCCCGGGAGTCGGCGGCCACTACCGCGGGCCGGCCGCCGGGCGTCGCCGAGTACGTGCGGCTGCGCCGGGCCACCTCGGCGGCGTTCGTGTCGTACCCGCTGATCGAGTTCGCCGCCCGGCGACCGCTGCCCGACGCGGTCTACCACCACCCGGCGCTGCGCCGCCTGGCCGAACTGGCGAACGACCTGTTGTCGTGGTTCAACGACATCGCCTCGCTGGAACGCGACCGCGCCACCGGCGGCGGGCACAACCTGGTGCTCGCGGTGGCCGCCGAGCGGGGCGTGCCGCTGCCGGTGGCGGTCGACCTCGTCGCGGGTCACTGGCGTGCCGAGATGAGCCGGTTCAGCGCGCTGCGCGCGGCGGTCCCGTCGTTCGGTCCGGCGCTGGACGAGGCGGTCACCGCCCATCTCGACGGGGTGGCCGCCGCCGTGCGCGGCACCATCGACTGGACGCTGGAGAGCGCCCGCTACCCGGCCGCCGTGGCGACCTGA
- the mqnP gene encoding menaquinone biosynthesis prenyltransferase MqnP, which produces MEGVRDPMTAAVQERPGRVSSFLKLVAIEHSVFALPFAYLSALTAMRLDGGRVRWLDLLLITVAMVGARTFAMAANRILDRRIDARNPRTANRELVTGAVSVRTAWTGAAVALVVFLAAAALLNPLCLALAPLAVVPLVVYPYGKRFTNWPHAILAVAQAVGPVGAWLAVTGTLAGSGPAWLLGAAVGLWIGGFDLIYACQDSEIDRQIGVHSVPARYGRRFALHASTVAHVVTFALFIWFGALVGFGWLWWIGLALTAVAFAYQHLVVSPTDLSKVNRAFFTANGFVGIALFVLALLDLVVRLGLRP; this is translated from the coding sequence CTGGAAGGAGTACGGGATCCGATGACGGCGGCAGTGCAGGAGCGGCCCGGCCGGGTCTCGTCCTTCCTCAAACTCGTCGCCATCGAGCACTCGGTCTTCGCGCTGCCGTTCGCGTACCTGTCGGCGCTGACCGCGATGCGGCTCGACGGCGGCCGGGTGCGCTGGCTCGACCTGCTGTTGATCACGGTGGCGATGGTCGGCGCGCGGACGTTCGCCATGGCCGCGAACCGGATCCTCGACCGGCGGATCGACGCGCGCAACCCGCGTACGGCGAACCGGGAACTGGTCACCGGGGCGGTGAGCGTGCGGACGGCCTGGACCGGCGCGGCCGTCGCGCTGGTGGTCTTCCTGGCCGCCGCCGCCCTGCTCAACCCGCTGTGCCTGGCGCTCGCCCCGCTGGCCGTGGTGCCGCTGGTGGTCTACCCGTACGGCAAGCGCTTCACCAACTGGCCGCACGCCATCCTCGCGGTGGCCCAGGCGGTCGGCCCGGTCGGCGCCTGGCTGGCGGTCACCGGCACGCTCGCCGGCTCCGGGCCGGCGTGGCTGCTCGGCGCCGCGGTCGGCCTGTGGATCGGCGGCTTCGACCTGATCTATGCCTGCCAGGACTCCGAGATCGACCGGCAGATCGGCGTGCACAGCGTCCCCGCCCGGTACGGCCGGCGGTTCGCGCTGCACGCCTCCACCGTCGCGCACGTGGTGACCTTCGCGTTGTTCATCTGGTTCGGCGCGCTGGTCGGCTTCGGCTGGCTCTGGTGGATCGGGCTGGCGCTCACCGCGGTCGCCTTCGCCTACCAGCACCTGGTGGTCAGCCCCACCGACCTGAGCAAGGTCAACCGGGCGTTCTTCACCGCCAACGGCTTCGTCGGCATCGCGCTGTTCGTCCTCGCGCTGCTCGACCTCGTGGTGCGGCTCGGCCTGCGTCCGTGA
- a CDS encoding menaquinone biosynthesis decarboxylase has product MARGFPYTDLKDFVAALERAGELRRVSVPVDPTLEISEVVTRTVRDGGPALLFERPTRGEMPVVINLFGTEKRMAMALGVERLDEIGERIGEMLKPELPQGFAGMMGGLGKVMQLKSMPPKKVKTAPCQQVVYRGDDVDLNRLPGLQVWPGDGGIFHNFGLTHTKHPETGKRNLGLYRLQQHSRNTLGVHWQIHKNSTAHHAVAERLGQRLPVAIAIGADPAVAYAASAPLPADIDEYLFAGFLRGERVEMVDCLTVPLQVPAHAQIVLEGYLEPGERLPEGPFGDHTGFYTPVEPFPVLHIECMTTQRDPVYHSIVTSQPPQEDHGLGKATERIFAPLLRFLIPDIVDYDLPAAGVFHNCAIVSIRKRYPKHAQKVMNAIWGAHMMSLTKLIVIVDEDCDVHDYNEVAFRAFGNVDYARDLMVTEGPVDHLDHASYQQFWGGKAGVDATRKLPEEGYSRGWPEEMRMSPEVVSLVDKRWKEYGIR; this is encoded by the coding sequence ATGGCGCGTGGCTTCCCGTACACCGATCTCAAGGACTTCGTCGCGGCGCTGGAGCGCGCGGGCGAACTGCGGCGGGTGAGCGTCCCGGTCGACCCCACCCTGGAGATCAGCGAGGTGGTCACCCGGACCGTCCGCGACGGCGGGCCGGCGCTGCTGTTCGAGCGGCCCACCCGGGGCGAGATGCCGGTGGTGATCAACCTGTTCGGCACCGAGAAGCGGATGGCCATGGCGCTCGGCGTCGAGCGGCTCGACGAGATCGGCGAGCGGATCGGCGAGATGCTCAAGCCGGAGCTGCCGCAGGGCTTCGCCGGCATGATGGGCGGGCTCGGCAAGGTCATGCAACTCAAGTCCATGCCGCCGAAGAAGGTCAAGACCGCCCCCTGCCAGCAGGTCGTCTACCGGGGCGACGACGTCGACCTGAACCGGCTCCCCGGGCTCCAGGTCTGGCCCGGCGACGGCGGGATCTTCCACAACTTCGGGCTGACCCACACCAAGCACCCGGAGACCGGCAAGCGCAACCTCGGGCTCTACCGGCTTCAGCAGCACTCGCGCAACACGCTCGGCGTGCACTGGCAGATCCACAAGAACTCCACCGCGCACCACGCGGTCGCCGAACGGCTCGGGCAGCGGCTACCGGTGGCCATCGCCATCGGCGCCGACCCGGCCGTCGCGTACGCGGCCAGCGCGCCGCTCCCCGCCGACATCGACGAATACCTGTTCGCGGGCTTCCTGCGCGGGGAGCGGGTCGAGATGGTCGACTGCCTGACCGTGCCGCTCCAGGTGCCGGCGCACGCGCAGATCGTGCTGGAGGGCTACCTGGAGCCGGGCGAGCGGCTGCCCGAGGGGCCGTTCGGCGACCACACCGGCTTCTACACGCCGGTGGAGCCGTTCCCGGTGCTGCACATCGAGTGCATGACCACCCAGCGCGACCCGGTCTACCACTCGATCGTCACCTCCCAGCCGCCGCAGGAGGACCACGGCCTCGGCAAGGCCACCGAGCGGATCTTCGCGCCGCTGCTGCGCTTCCTGATCCCGGACATCGTCGACTACGACCTGCCGGCCGCCGGGGTCTTCCACAACTGCGCGATCGTGTCGATCCGCAAGCGCTACCCGAAGCACGCGCAGAAGGTCATGAACGCGATCTGGGGCGCGCACATGATGTCGCTGACCAAGCTGATCGTGATCGTCGACGAGGACTGCGACGTGCACGACTACAACGAGGTCGCCTTCCGCGCCTTCGGCAACGTCGACTACGCCCGCGACCTGATGGTCACCGAAGGGCCGGTGGACCACCTGGACCACGCGTCCTACCAGCAGTTCTGGGGCGGCAAGGCGGGCGTCGACGCGACCCGCAAGCTGCCCGAGGAGGGCTACTCCCGGGGCTGGCCGGAGGAGATGCGGATGTCACCCGAGGTGGTCTCGCTGGTCGACAAGCGCTGGAAGGAGTACGGGATCCGATGA
- a CDS encoding alpha/beta fold hydrolase: MGGERVPAGFTEQRVRVGEVTWNYVRGGRGPTLVLLHGYPQCWRMWRHLLPELARSYEVIAPDLRGFGDSDAPPGGYDKKTVAADLHGLLTGLDLAGDIRLVGHDLGTMVAYAYAAAHPDSVARLVLSEAPIPDEGIYTIPALTAAGPAVWNFGFFNVPNGLPEQLVAGREALWVDRFTDSIMVNKGSLGPDDVEEYAGHLRDEAHLRASFAYFRAFEQDIADNMAYRATKLPMPVLAVGAQASLGGQVAEQVRRYADTVTGEVVEECGHWLFEEQPAKLAALLLPFLRG; this comes from the coding sequence ATGGGCGGGGAACGGGTGCCAGCGGGCTTCACCGAGCAGCGGGTACGGGTCGGCGAGGTGACCTGGAACTACGTCCGGGGCGGCCGAGGGCCCACGCTGGTGCTGCTGCACGGCTATCCGCAGTGCTGGCGCATGTGGCGGCACCTGCTGCCGGAGCTGGCGCGGTCGTACGAGGTGATCGCCCCCGACCTGCGCGGCTTCGGAGACAGCGACGCTCCGCCCGGCGGGTACGACAAGAAGACCGTCGCCGCCGACCTGCACGGGCTGCTCACCGGGCTCGACCTGGCCGGGGACATCCGGCTGGTCGGTCACGACCTGGGCACCATGGTCGCGTACGCCTACGCCGCCGCCCACCCCGACTCCGTCGCCCGGCTGGTGCTCAGCGAGGCGCCGATCCCCGATGAGGGCATCTACACGATCCCCGCGCTGACCGCCGCCGGCCCGGCGGTCTGGAACTTCGGTTTCTTCAACGTCCCCAACGGCCTGCCCGAGCAGCTCGTCGCCGGCCGGGAGGCGCTCTGGGTCGACCGGTTCACCGACTCCATCATGGTCAACAAGGGCAGCCTGGGCCCGGACGACGTCGAGGAGTACGCGGGCCACCTGCGCGACGAGGCGCACCTGCGGGCCAGCTTCGCCTACTTCCGCGCTTTCGAGCAGGACATCGCGGACAACATGGCGTACCGGGCCACGAAGCTGCCGATGCCGGTGCTCGCCGTCGGCGCGCAGGCCAGCCTCGGCGGGCAGGTGGCCGAGCAGGTGCGCCGCTATGCCGACACGGTCACCGGCGAGGTGGTCGAGGAGTGCGGCCACTGGCTCTTCGAGGAGCAACCGGCGAAGCTCGCCGCCCTGCTGCTTCCCTTCCTGCGGGGCTGA